The Geothermobacter hydrogeniphilus genome includes the window AGGGCGACCAGGCCGACCGCCCGGCCGGTGCCGATCAGCAGGTGGACCGGGTCGCGGAAACGCAGCGGGCGGGGGGCGGTTTCCAGCAGGCTGAGACGCACGTCGAGACGGCGGGTCTGGGTGAAGATACCGGGTGTGGCGATCACCGTGCCGCGTCGCAGTACGCTTCGGTCGAGACCGGCGAGATTGAGGGCGACCCGTTGCCCGGCCGCGGCTGTTTCGACCTTTCTGCCATGCACCTGCACCTCGCGTACCCGCACCTGCAGCCCCCGCGGCAGCACGTCGACCTGGTCGCCTGTGCCCACCCGGCCGCTGAGCAGGGTGCCGGTGATCACGGTACCGAAACCGGCGACGCTGAAATGGCGATCGATGGGCAGCCGCAGGGGCCCGTCGGCCGGTTTCGGTTCGATCCGGCGGACCTCTGCGGCGATGGTCTGGACCAGGTCCGGGATGCCGGTGCCGTCGATGGCGGCAACCCGGCAGCAGGGCGCTCCCTCAAGGAAGCTGCCGGCGACCTCGTCGCGGATTTCTTCCTCCACCAGGTCGATAAGATCCTCTTCGGCCTGGTCGCACTTGGTCAGCACGATGATGCCGCGCGGTATCTGCAGCAGCTGGAGAATCTGCAGGTGCTCGCGGGTCTGCGGCATCACCCCCTCGTTGGCGTCGACTACCAGCAGCACCAGGTCGATGCCGCCGATACCGGCGAGCATGGTGTTGATGAAACGTTCGTGGCCGGGGACGTCGACCACCCCGGCCAGGGTACCGTCAGGCAGGCGGAAGGGGGCGAAACCGAGTTCGATGGAGATGCCGCGCTGCTTCTCCTCCTTCAGGCGATCGGTTTCGACCCCGGTCAGGGCTTTGATCAGGACTGTTTTGCCATGGTCGACATGGCCGGCGGTGCCGATGATGATGTGGCGTGGTTCAGGCATGAATCAATGGTCCGGGGCGTTCAGTGCCGCAGCCAGGCAGCGGCAGAGCAGCGGCTCCTCTTCGGGGAGGACGGTACGCGGATTGAGCAGCAACTGATCGTTTTGGATACGACCGACCAGCGGTGGTTCGCCCTGTCGCAGGCGGGCGGCCAGGGCTTCAACGCTGCCATCGGGCAGGCTCAGGGCCAGCGCCCAGCCGGGCAGTTCGGTCAACGGCAGGGCGCCGCCGCCGACCCGGGAGACTTCCGCGAGAATCTCGACCGTTACGTGTCCGCCGCAGGTTTTTTTCAGTGTGGCGGCCAGCTTGCGGCAACGCCTGCGCAGATTCCCGGCACTTTCAGCAAGCATGCGCAGCACCGGGATTTCCCGCAGGGCCCGTTCCCGGTCGAGGTAGGGACGCAGGGTCGCTTCCAGCGCGGCCAGAGTCATCTTGTCGATGCGCATGGCACGCGCCATCGGATGGCGGCGGATTTTGTCGATTGCCTCCCGGCGGCCGACGATCAGCCCGGCCTGGGGGCCGCCGAGCAGCTTGTCGCCGCTGAAGGTGACCAGGTCAACACCGGCGGCCACCGTTTCGGCGACGGTTGGTTCGTGCGGCAGACCATATTCGGTGAGGTCGATCAGCATACCGCTGCCGAGGTCTTCCAGCACCGGCAGGCCGTGTTCAGCGGCCAGGCCGACCAGGTCGGCGGCCGGTACCGCTTCACTGAAGCCGACGATCCGGTAGTTGCTGGTGTGAACTTTGAGCAGCAGGCCGGTCTGCTCGCCGATAGCGGCGCGATAGTCGCGCAGGTGGGTCTTGTTGGTGGCGCCGACCTCGCGCAGCTGTACCCCGCCGGCCGCCATCACCTCGGGGATGCGGAAGGCGCCGCCGATCTCGACCAGTTCGCCGCGTGAGACGATGGCCTCCCTGCCCTTCGCCAGAGCGGTCAGGGCCAGCAGCACGGCGCCGGCGTTGTTGTTGACCACGGTTGCCGCCTCGGCACCGGTGAGTTTGCAGAGCAGGTCCTCGACATGGCTGTAGCGGTGCCCGCGACCGCCGTTGTCAAGATCGAATTCGAGGTTGGAATACCCCCGCGAAACCCTCTCGACCGCCTGCAGGGCGGCGTCACTCA containing:
- the selA gene encoding L-seryl-tRNA(Sec) selenium transferase produces the protein MRNKQTLLRNLPAVDKLLQSAPFLDLAADIPHALQLEACQATVECLRREILGRPEAFTAADLDIDSVAQRAAEQARQLHRPNLRPVINATGTLLHTNLGRAPLSDAALQAVERVSRGYSNLEFDLDNGGRGHRYSHVEDLLCKLTGAEAATVVNNNAGAVLLALTALAKGREAIVSRGELVEIGGAFRIPEVMAAGGVQLREVGATNKTHLRDYRAAIGEQTGLLLKVHTSNYRIVGFSEAVPAADLVGLAAEHGLPVLEDLGSGMLIDLTEYGLPHEPTVAETVAAGVDLVTFSGDKLLGGPQAGLIVGRREAIDKIRRHPMARAMRIDKMTLAALEATLRPYLDRERALREIPVLRMLAESAGNLRRRCRKLAATLKKTCGGHVTVEILAEVSRVGGGALPLTELPGWALALSLPDGSVEALAARLRQGEPPLVGRIQNDQLLLNPRTVLPEEEPLLCRCLAAALNAPDH